From the genome of Fulvia fulva chromosome 12, complete sequence:
GTGCGAGTCGTGTCAGCGATATAGCTCGGTACCTCTGACGTGTATGGAGTCATAAGGCGAAATTGCTGTGCATGGGATGAGCAGGCCGATGAAGTGAATGACTTGATAATTGATGTCGGCAGGTGAGAGGAATGCTCAGACCCTCACGATGCTCACACGGGGGTCTGAATCTCGTCAACTGCGTCATCGAGGGGACGGCAATGATACATGTATTTGCATGTGCTTTCATGTTGCTTCCGCAATCACGGGTTTGACCTGCCCAAGGGATCTCCAATTCGTAGATTGACCAGAGGCACAACACTCGTATGCCTTCTTCCAATCTGAAGACACCACCAACAGCAATTCGAGCTCAAACACGATCGTAATGTCCTCTCGCGCTCTGCGCAAGGCGCAACGCGAGAAGGAAGAACAAGATCGTCTAAAGCAACTCGAGCAGGAAGCAGAAGCTTTACAGGAAGAAGACTCGGACCATGAGGTCCCCGCTGCACAACCGAAGAAGAGTGCATTCGCCGTGCTACTCGAGGACGACGATGACCAAGTTGAAGAGGCAGACGATGGCATAGAAGAGGACGATACGACCCCAGAGGTACGTCTCTGAAGGAGATCAGTGGCTGAGAGCATGGTGGACCGCGCGAGATATGCGCTGCGCGACGCACTCCACGTACACCATGGTCTTCTTCGAGTATGGCTAACACTGCTGTTTGTAAGGTGCCTGCGACAGCGTCCATACCAAAGACAACATTGAAAAAGAAGAAAAAGAAGAAGAAAGCCAAGACTACTGGAGGTACAGCAACACCAGAAGTTAGCAAAGAGCAGGAGCTAGATGAGATCGACGCGGCACTGAAAGAGTTGTCCACGAACAAGAATGGCTCACAAGCCACTACTACAGCTGGCATCGACCAAACAGTCAATGAAGCCAGCAAGCTACTTGCGATCGACTCGAACCACCTCCATGCGCAAAACGAGATGCGAAGACTGTTTGGACGTGCTGCACTGCAGCAAGATGAGGACGAACAGCCAGCAGCCGAAGCCGTGGGTGGCAACAGAAGGCAGCAAAGACGAGTACAACAGGTCGGACTTGCACAAGCTCTGCGAGGGCAACAGCAGGGCGGTCGCTCCGGCCTTTCAGCTATTGCACTAAGACGAAACATCTTCATCCAGGGCAAGGAGGAGTGGCCAATGGCAACAAGCGGTGGTCTCAGCATGGACGTTGAAGAGAAGCGAGCAGATGGCACAGTACTGTATCGATTTGTGCACAACACGGCCTACCAGGATGTCCAGTCACAGTTTGAGACATGTGTGGAATCTATGGACCCAAACCGACTTGTTGCTCTTTTGCGACTCAACCCATACCACATATCGACACTGCTTCAGGTATCAGAGATCGCCAAGCAGGATCGAGACCACGCTACCTCTGGAGATCTTCTCGAACGTGCTCTTTTCTCCTTCGGACGAGCTGTTCACAGCACATTTGCCAAAAACTTGGCCGAGGGTAAAGCACGACTCGACTTCAGAAGGGCAGAGAATCGCGAGTTTTGGCTTGCGAGCTGGCGATATATGCAGAACCTGACAATGCGAGCTACATGGAGAACAGTCTACGAGTGGGCAAAGCTACTGCTCTCACTATCGCCAGAAGACGACCCATATGCACTTTGGCTTGTGCTTGATCAGTATGCGCTAAGGTCGCGTCAGGATCTTGACTACCTCAACATTAGTCGCAACAGCACTTTCAGAGCCGTTCACCACGATATGCCTAATGTCCAGCTAAGTCAAGGCTTGGCAGAGTTTCGAGCTGGTAACCAAGGTAAGGGCAAGCAAGCATTGTTCACTGCGATGGGCCAATACCCTTGGCTCGTCGCGAGATTGTGTCAAGAACTCAACATTGACCCTCCACCTGGTGTTTGGGGCAAAGAAGCAAGGACAGAACGAGAAAAGCTACATGCAGAGCTTTACGCGACTCGAGCAAAGGATCTCTGGAATACTCCGGAGACTATTGCTCTACTGAACGAAATTGCTAGTGCGCTACCTCCCGACACACCATCGGCAGCAGTAGACGCAGACGACATCACACGGGAAGAAGCACGCCACGTACTCCTGTCTGACGTGCCTGCCCTCATTGCCCTGATTCCTCGAAGCTACACTGCGCAACTCGAGAGCTCGTCGGATCCACTACCACCGGACGACTCGTACATGTCATACCTGTCCCGAGTCAGTGGTCGGTCGAGAGGCGGTGGCGGCCATATGGGCCTCGATCAGATCGAGAACAGCGTCCGCGAGATCCAGAACCTCCATCAGTTCTTCGCGAGGCTATTTCCATGGTTCAGACGTGGCGGTGAAGCGAACGAAGACGCTGAGCATGACAACGATGGTGCTGCTGATGCTGACGAAGGTCATGTTATCGACGAGGAGGCTATGCCTCCCGACCAGGAGACTCTTATGCGCCAAGTCGAAGAAGCTGGCTACACGCGGGCAGAGTTCGCAGAGCGAGCGCAACGACTTATTACTCTTCAAGGCCAATTGTTCGGCGGCGGTACTGGAGTCGGACCTGAAGTCATGGCTCGGATCGCGACGGAGCATGTCAACAATGCTGCTATGCGCCATGAGGATGAGGAAGGCGAAGGCGTGCCAAGTCAATTCCATCAACCACGAGTGGAAGACGAGACGGACGAAGGTTGAGCTGCCCTTATCTCGGCCTTTCTCGAACCTGCTACGCTACCACGAAGTGTTGATGGTACAGCTCGCTCACACTGACCTCAAGAGTGCTCAATGTGCCGCTACTGCTACTCGTGGCAGCTCAGACCGAATGAACCCACTTTGATCGCACGATGTGCGCCTGGGCAGCCATCTACCAGCATCGCCGTGGGGGGAGACAAGAAGTACTTACCCCCTCAACCGCTACGTCTTGGTGCGTTGCACAGCAGCAACCCCGCTGGAGTAGTATGGCGAGCAGATCGCCTATGCACTGCCCCTCGCTTGACGGGTTATGAAGTACTCGCCCAGTATACGAACACCGATGCCTGTAAGCAGTGCTCATGCTTCTCAATTGTCTCCTTGTCACATTTACTTGATTCCACGTCCCACTTCTTCTCACGCTGTCCTCATCAAGAAAGCAAAGTGACACAGTTTGGTGGCCTCGATCACCGTCTCTAGACAACACCGCATACCATGAATCTTCACCATGACGTTCACTTCAATTAAAAGCTTCGACCCAAGGACTATCAGTTCAGGGGATCCGCTTGTGAATATCGCCGTTCTCCAGCAGCGAGGGAAGTTCGATGTGGTTATGATCAATGGGAGGACACATCAAGTGATCCATGAAGATTCTGTTCCGCCTGAACGGTCTGCGATAGCTAGATAACCTCAAATGACGATCTTGACGTCTGATAGAATGGCTAGTTGCCGATGTTATAGGCGATGGCATTTCCTTTAAGGCAGCTCCACAATCGAGAGTATCACGACCAACCTCCGAGGCTCGTTCCGAATCTCCAGCCTCATCGACCTAAGCGCCAAGCACCCACGCCCACAGACTTTTGGGATGGTGATTGTCGTTGGACCTTGCGTCAAGCATCAGGTGCCACAAAGAAAGCAGGTAGAGCTTCAGACTAGGGTAAAGTCTTGTAGTCTTGCACCCCGAGCTTCCAAAGCATCGACATCACAGCGCGGATCTTCTGACTTGCTCCGTCGGATCTCGCCTGTGTCTTTGTGCTGGTAGTAAATGTGATCAGGCTCGTGCGGAACTGTGATATCTTCCCACTCCTCGGGCAAAGGAGGCAGACGCGGATCATGGTATGACACCTCTCCGGTCTCAACGTTCCTGAACCTGTGGTCGTGATATCCGTCCTCCTGAGTCCAGACAAGCTCCCACGGATGAGGTCAATTGCCAAGGACTGCTTCGCCAGCCATCACACCCTCTACGTACGCCTCACCCAGGACTTGGAACGTTGCGTCATGCAGAGGCCGCAGTACGAGTGGGAGTTCGCATCCTAGGAGCACGGCTACCACATCTCCCTTTTGAACAAGGCGCACCCAATCCTAGCTTATTGCCGTCCATGATGAAGATACAGCGCCCTGCGGCACATAAAGTCATCTGCTGGACAAAGTATCGCTCCGAGGACTCCAAGACTGAGTCCGGACGTTCGATGATGTGGGAGAGTGTGCTCACAAGCTCTGACGCAACTCCCAGCCGTGCATAGGAGGGCACCATGCAATCGTTGACTTCACCAGCGCAAAGCACCGTGGCTAGAGTTTTCAGGGTGGCTAAGCCCGCGATCTGAAGCGTTTTGACTGCGAGCCGCGACAAACACATGGCACGCTCAGTGAAATCCGTCATGCCGAGAGTAACATTCGATGGCACAGAGGTCGAAACAGTGCCTACATACAAGCCCGTGAGCGTTGGTCGTCTATCGTCAATATTTATAACCGCACTCTTGGCTCCGCCACTTGCAATTCCTGTCATGTATCTGGCGCCAGTTTGCCGTCTCCTAGACCAATCTGGATCCCACGAGGGTAGCGTGGTGCGCGAGTCAAGTGGTGCGAGATGGAGTAGAAGACTCAAGTCATTGCGCTGGAGTATGTACTTTGTAGCCCACTCAGCAAGACTTCCTGACATGACTTTGTGTAGTCTGGCTTCAGAGGTATTGTGTGAGGAGATATTGTGGCCAAGGCTTGAGAAGTGTATAGTCGGTCGCTGGGGCGTTGGCAGTCGGACCATCGCATGTTTTTGAGCTGATCAAGCTGCTTCTGGGCAGCGCGGTCGCAGAGCGAAAGGGTAGCTCGTAGCCTAGAAATGAACGCCAATCGATCTCGGCCCCTGATAAATTTATCCTCGCAAGCGAACACGAACGTCCGGAACTGATGCCATGTTATTTCATAGGGACCGCAGATCAGAGAGGACTTTGCATCTCCTATGTGTACTTCTTGCCATATCCAAAACCTTGAGAACCACAAACAACGGAGTAGGTTGGCCAGCGCTGACACATGGTTTTCTGGTAGAGGCGCTACACCTCCGAAGTCCAGCCAAAGTCGCGCTTCCTTTCCGCCATTGAAAGCCTCGATATTGTTCAACTGCTTATCGTAGGCGACGTGGGTACTGATCTCGCGGATCCGAGCCATGGCCAGATCGCTGTCCTGAGAACGAGGTCCAAGCCAGCATAGAACTCTTGCAGCTCTTCGATATATCGCAGTCATCAGCTGCACTTGATGTGCTCGCTCCTGCAGGTTACCCTGATCGATACAAATTGCCTCCACCCACAGGTACCGCGTCTTTTTCCTGTATCGAAGGTGCCTCAGGGCCAGCGCGCAGTTGCGCGTCACCTTCAGCGTCCAAGAGTGCCGTCGATCGCTGATATTGATTGTCGCCGGATCAGATTCGGAGCCCCAGACATATGACAGAGCTTCGTATTGCCTTCTACGCAAGTGCTTGCATCTGTGAATCGATAACTTGACGCGAAGCGGAGATCGCCAATTTCCGGGCGATAGGTGCAAGATTCTTATTTCGTCTTTCCCGTAGTCTTCTCGCAGTGCAGAATAGGAGTATGGCTGTCGTCGTTGAATTGGTGTCGAAAGTAATGTGGTTTGTAGCCATATCGGGATTGGCTCATCCGGGCATGTCCAAGCTCTCCAGGTATCTTCTATACATCTCTTTTCAGAGCCAATCTGTCAAGAAGTGGCCGAGTCGGAGGAGCGGCCTACATCTCAAAATTCTGAGCCCAAAGAGAGGCGATCAAAGCTGCAAAGGGACGTACCGGTAAGCAGCTCAGCCCTCTCATGCAGCCATGCCCACCCTGCGCCACCACGAATCTTGAGGCCGCACCTCTGTCCGATGATCAAGAACTGGGTACGGACACAAGCTCGGAAGGCGGCGTGAGCAAAAGGCGCGGTATTGACGGGCGAGGCGGGATGAAGTGAAATGCAAAGCTTCGACGACTCCTGCCCAAACATGGTCATGGCAACATGCTGACACACGCAACCGACGACATGCTGAGCAGCAAGAACAATCGAGCTCACTGTAGCGATACGTAGTCTTCTACTGAACGCCGTCCTATGCATTTCATGATCCATGCCTCCCAGTCATACCTCGTTCCTTGCCACAGCCTAGTAGTCCTCGCCACGACTCACGACCTCCTTCACATTCGGCCTGAGGAGAATCGTGTGCTCATATTGCGCAGTATAGCTTCCCTTGATATCACAAAGCGGCGGGTAATCCTGCACAATACCGCTCTGGACCAAGTTGTTCAAGCCCAGTAGGTACTTCTCATGTCCCAAGCGATCCAAGTATCTCCGGCAGAAAGGTAACGTGCCAAAGTTTTTGTCAATCGACTTGAGTAATGTCTTCGCACTCGCCACGCGTAGCGCGACCTTTGGTGCGTCTGGCATGCGGGCGTAATGTGATGTCTCCATGTCATCGCGAACAACACCCTTGCCTGTCGACCCGAAAGTCTCGATGGCGTAGGTCTCGCCTTCCTCCATCTTCTCGTTCGAGCCGCCCTTTACGATCGGCACGCTCTTGCCCGCACTGCCGCCGTGGATGCTGAAGTGGCCGATGGTGTGTCCATTGAGGTTTCTTATGGCCTTGACCGGGTACGTCTGTCCGTTGATCTCGACCTCGTAGCTCTCCATAGCTTCCTGAATGCCTTCTCCGATCTCACTCATCCGTGCATCGATACCTGCTAGCCTAATGCCGGTGTTTGTGGCATCTTTGACTGATGCAAGGAGGTTGTCGTATTGTGGTTCGAAAGCCATTGTGAATGCACTGTCTACGATTCGCCCGTTGACGTGTACACCGAAGTCGACCTTCATCACGTCGGCTTGCTGCAGGACCATCTTGTTGCCGGCATTTGGTGTGTAATGTGCTGCACAGTGGTTGAGTGAAAGTCCTGTGGGAAATGCCACGCCTGCAATCAGGTTGTCGCCCTCCTCGAGTCCAGCGTGTCCAGTCAAGCTCCGTGTACCATTCTCGATTGTCTCGGCAATTTCTGTAAGAGTCATGCCAGGCTTGATGACCTTCTGTGCATACTTTCGCACTTCTCTATGCACCTCTGCGGCTTGCCGGTAGTCTGTGAGGAAGTCCGAGTTCATGCGGTCAAGATGTCGCTTCTCCTCGTTTGTCGTACGGTATGCATTGTCGTTCTTGTAATCGACCTCCTCGCCAATAGGGTAGCTGTTGTCTGGGAAGAGGTCTGACACTTTCCTCGTGGGAGGAGCAGTCTGTGCCTTTGCGCCGCCGCCTGATGCGCCTGTACcggccttcttcttcttgcGTGGCTTTCTcttcttctttttctttccTGCGCCCTCTCCTGCCCCTTCACCTCCCTCCTGTTGTTCGTCGGCCTCATCGTCATCGGAGTCGCCCGCTTCTAGGTCGCCATTTCCGTTCGCTGTGGATGTGCCGTTCTTCTCCTCAGTGAGCTTGAGGGCATCTAGGCCCGGCTCGGGAGTGACAGCAGACATTGTGGGTGGTATTTGTTGCTGCTAGGCAGTGTAGAGCATGGAAGAAATGGTCTCCAGAGGAATGAACATATCTCGACCCcacttcgataaggcgtgAAAATTTGATGACTACTTTACGGAGCAAAACGTGTGTTTAGAGCCTCGATTTTTTGTTGCATTCATCAAAGTCATGATCGATTCATTTATGAGATCCGACTATCTACCGCCTATGCTGCATCAATTAACTCTACTCAGATCCATCAATAATGCCCGCCGATGTGCCTTGAAGCAATGCAGTCTCAAATGCCACTTGCCGCGAACAACTCATTCCTCACAGGCATGGCAGGCAGGCGATTGATTGATTGATTGTTCCATTAACGTGCTATTTGAGTCCTAGACTATGTAACACGGGTCGTATCCACGACCGAGtttgttaaacaggtacgagttgcgcagcagtggaagacggcggattacacgaaagacgaagaaggacccaataggatagcgtgtatctacatacagtatcgccggtgttggtgtaggtagatactaggtgtccggatgtttgctagcctatgggctggcaaaccctagtcacgtgatctagtcacatgacacacccacacccacatgcttgtcctgcggcctgtatgttctcaacagAGTTCAAAATTTAAAGAGAAAAGCCCCGCGTACCCGGACGTAAAAACTCTTCGAAAGATCGCGAGCTCGCGCTCGGTATTTGTAACAAAGGTCGACTAATATTGCTGCGGTAGTAGGCCGCATCCCGGTAGTAAAATTTGTCGCGGTCTTGTCGCCCGGGATAGACGGCAAATTGCGCCCGTGTTTCTTCGCTACGCCGCGCCGGGTAGGCCCGCCGTACGCACGCCGAAAACCGAGAATttgagagagagagagaggcTGTATCTCGAATGACCCGTCCCCTCCGAGAGTCTTCGACCGCCTCCTTCGTACGATATCCCGAGATTTGGTGTCTCGCTCTAGATTCGTAGCGAGAGCGCTCGCTTTGTACGGCCGTCGTTGTCCGAAGAGAGAGTCCGCCGCCTTCTCTCTTCTTTCGAGCAGTTCCGAGTGTCTTCGTTAATAGATATCCGggcgtatcctctcttcccCTCTCTTCTCTTCCCTTCTTCTTCGTACCGTACCCTAGGTTACCCGTCGCGTTATAGGTTTCGAATAGGCGTCGCTTTTCGTGTTTACGGCTAAGCCGCGATTCGAGAGGGGGGTTCGAGTTCGAGAGGGAGAGTCTTAGTTTCTCTTCGTCGTAGCGAAGGTACTTACGTCGTCCGCCGCGTGAAGGCGCTCTCCGTAGGACGACTGGCAGGCAGGCGAGATGGGCGTACGCCCAAGCCTGCTATCCGTGGAAGCGCGTTGCTGGAGGTTGTCTACTTGCAGATATCCTCCATACTTGAACCGGATAGCATGACCTAGCCCATCTGGCCCGTGGAAGCACAACGCTTCAGCCCTTCTGCATCGATCGATCGGCACCTGCAATGAACACATGCCAACCTCTTTCAACCACTGGCAGGCATCGACTGCGTCAAAGGACGCTGTCATGAAATATCGAAGCAGCCTGTTCGGGTTCCGCCGCTCATCATACTCCACGATCAGAACTGCCTGATGCCCTCCCCACCGATCACCATATCCTGCCCCTTTTCACTGATCTCCTTACTAGGCTGCACCCACACTTTACTCGCATCCTCCCTCCGCTCGGTTCCAAACTTGTCCATACAAAATTTCAAGACACCCTCGACCTCCCTCCTACTCTCACTTTCCAACTCCTCCCTGCTGCCCGCGCCCTTCTTGATCAGCCCTTCCACCCCGTCAAGGAAGTCCCGCGCCTTGCTTTGTGGCGGTACTTTCTTCTCCACATCACTAACCTCCCCCTTCTCGTCCTCACTTGCCTCACCCCATATCCTCGCAAAAACCTCACTCTCACTCACATCGCTATACCAGGCTCGAGCATTATCCATATCCCCTTCGATGCGGTGCAGGATACCGTGGAGGTACATTGCGGTGTGCTCCGGCGAGGACTGCATGTGGCGGACGAGAAAGTGGGAGGAGGGGAGGTCGAGGTTCAGAATGTGGAGTAGGGCTTCGAGGGCAGGATGGAGGTAGAGGGTGGATATTTTGTCTGTTAAGGCGGGATCCCATGATTTGCCTGGCGGGAGGAGGGGAGCTGGGGCGGATTTGAGGGTGGTGAGGCGTGAGTCGAAGGAAATTTCGCTCCTGGCGGGAAAGATGGAGGTCATGGTGGATTGTGGAATGTTCAGTGTGGATCTTGGTGTCCTCGAAATTTCCTCTGGGGGGAGAAGGAAGGCATGGAGGGGACGAATGGTATGTATGGCAGTTGTTTAGGACCAATTCTTTGGGGGCATCATTGTGATGGCCCTATAGACGTCATTGATTGCCTCGACCGGCTGCTCATCAACCAATTAACAACGGCCATCAAATATTGACTGGAAACTTTGTGACTTATGTTCGAGATCAAAGGCAGTGCGATCGATTTCAAGAATGCCAAATTGAGAACATGTTGTTGCTGACGTGGTGGCATCGAGCTCAACAGATCATCGCACTGTGGAGCTGGTCGGgactaagaataacgttGGTAGCAAGCCAATGGCAAACAGGCGTCTTTAGACCAATTACGCCAAGCGGAACAGAGGCTGTACTCTCCCTGATCTCATCACCATCAGATCGATGACAACCAGGAAAGGTACATAAGATTGGGCTCCATGGGCGGCGTTAAGCTGACAAGGGCCGATGGCCATAAGACGGATTCTATCTGAGCCTCTTAAGACATCGAAGGTGGACTATATTCAACAGCTCGCTTTGGAGCGTAATTGAAAGTTATCCCTTCCCGCTCCGAAACAGCCCTGAATGTGTCTTCGAGGGGAGCGGATGGCTGCGAACCAGCAGGCTGTTCATCTCAAGCCGAACGCCTCAACACATGGACCTATTACCAGACGAGATTGAGACTACAAAATGTGCTGTAGCGCGTGAGACCCGCTATGGTACCGCGAAGCGACGAGCTGAGCATGCGATATTGCGACTATAGTCGTGAAGACTGAAGACACGTTGTTGTGCGGCGTGCCTAAGGTATATCCGGTTTTGAATTACGACCAATCACAGCTCAGCTTGGCATCCTCCTCGAGCCCAATATCGCACGCTCGCCATTGCCTTCGCAATACTGCTCTCGCTGACGTCGTTGACCTCCGGTCGCAAGCTCCCTACGGTACGACTAGCGCTCGAACGTAGCTCAGGAAATGGTTCACTTCGCGAATCAAGCCGAGATATGCTCGTTCATCTTCTGGATCTTTGGTGATGGCGACTAAATTGGAGATATCGCGGTTCCGACCGAGTGCCTCTTTGGCGAACGGCCCAGTAGAGCGCCGCCATACGATGAAGGCATGAAGGCGCTGGCTTCCTCTGATCACGGTGCATATCGTTCGTCGCCGTCAAATGGCGGGCATCGAGGTTGTAGCCTTCGACCCTGCTATGGTTGGAAAGACGACACATGGTTCCATCATCTCATGAACCGTTATCAAATGCATCCAATCAACTCCCTAAGCTCCCCAACAGTATTCACCTCTATGAAAAACGCATCTCGAATTTCAACACCCAGCGCCTCACGAAGTCGCTGCGATATGACTAGAGACATAAGCGAGTCAATGCCAAGGTCAGCGATGTGAGCACTGTCGGCGAGCTCGGAGATCTCACTTCCAATCTCCTCCGCTATGATCGACTGAGCAGTCACCCAGTTGCCATTTGTAtgtggttctgcctctttGTCAGGCTCGTGGTTAACGTTGACGTATGCGGTCGCCGTGCCCGGTGTCTTAGGCGAGGTTTCGGCATTTCCAGCTTTGATTCCGTTGACAGCGATTTGATCTTTCTGACGTTGAGCATTCTCCTGAGACTTCGCAGGCGGGCCACGATCTGGCGGAAAGAAGAATCTGTCCAACATTACTCTCGGCCAGCGCCGGTACAGAACTCGCTCCACGAAGCCGACCAAAGTGCCAACCGCATCGAAGATAAAGACGTCGCCCAGATAGCAGCCTTGCTCGGATGATTGCTCAACCTTCACATAGCTGACAAGCTTCTCACCCGCATGCAACTGCCTTGCAAAGGTCATGCGATCCCACCCAGGCGTGATGTAGAAAAATTCCTTCGTGTCAAACACATCTCCACCGTTGAGTACGAAGCCTGGCAGCGAGATCAAGGCATCTGCCCAATGGGCTGCCAGGTGCCAGTGTCCATGGGCCTCAGGCAAAGTGACCTCGGCAAATGCTTCGGAGCCTTGCATGACTACACTCGTCATGTTCCGGTATACCTCGCCGTGCTCGACGAGGTTGGCAAAAAGTCGGTAGGCTAATCGCCCGGAGATCTTGTCCGCTGTGCCTGAAGCTACGGACTCACGCAAGAATGCAATCCGCGACGACACAGTCTGAGTTCCTGCTTGTCGTTCTCTGATGCGTGCAGTGTCATCGCAGACCGAGACCCTGCAATGCGCGTATGACTTTTCGCTGCCTGGGCGATAGAATTCAACATCGACTTCCCTCGCAGTAGATGTGGCTTGTGCTGTGGTTTCGACAATCTGAGGCTGGCTGAGGCTGGCTTGGGCGCAGACGGGATCGTGATACAATAGATCGCTGACCGATATGGTAGTCGGCGGATTGGAATAGCCAGATGCCTGCAAAAGATGGTGTGCTGCAGCGAGCGCCATGTCGGTGTGAACATACTGCGATCATCAGCCTGGAATGTCTATTTTACTTTGAGGGTATACCTACTGAGGATACCACGCCTACACTGTTCATGGCATGTCCTTCAACCACTTGAAGTAGACCAGGATCAATGACGTTGGTTCTCGCCTCAACGCGGAAAATGCCCTCTTTGACGCACGCAGAGATAATACTGTGCAAACTCGACGATGTCCTAGTCTCCAGCGTGGCGGGTGCCTCGACTGTAGGCAAGGTGCTGCGGCTCTTGGTAAGTAGCCAATCTCCCTCGTATTGGATCCAGTAGGTCTGGTTATTCCAAGCATAGTGAGGAAGCTCCGCGAGGCGGAGGCCACTCTCGAAAGGACGGTGAAACTGTCGCCAATCTATACTGACGCCATCTCTGTGCATCGCAGCGAGCGCAGTGGTGACTGTCGTCCAGTTGCACTCGTTACGCTGGAGTGATGGAAATGCTTTGTCAGTCTCCAGTGTATTCTTGACATAATTCGTACACACAGGATGAGGGCCAACTTCAAGCCACAGGGTGTCGGGTGTGACCAGTCCAGAGTCCCTTGCAGTATTAAGAGCATCGTAGTAGTGGACAGGGTCTCGAATAGCGTTGATCACATATCGAGCCTGGATCTCTCGACTTCCCGCCGGGACGACTTGACCAGTTTGAGGAGAGATGGTGGGCAGCTTCGAGGGCTGAAACTGTACTCCACGAATGATCTCGGTCAACCCTTCCATGACCAAGTCCATCTGACTGCTGTGGAATGCATACGGTATGTTGAGTCGGTGTGTCTGTATGCCTCGGAGCTTCAGTCGTTCTGCTATAATACCAATTTCGGCCGCGGGTCCTGTCAGCACGTGACATTTGGGACTATTGTAAAGCCCAAGGTTGTATGGGATTCTCTGAAGGGCGTCGTCGATCTCCCTTAAGGAAGCAAATGCAGCTACCATCCCATGAGTGTCACGAGTCAGTACTCGGTCAAGCAACTGTGCACGTTTCCCAGCGATGAAAAGTGTATCCGCTGTCGACAGTACGCCTGCCGCATTCAATGCAGCAAGTTCTCCGAGGCTGTGTCCTATCACCGATTGAGGTTGGGTTCCGAGGCTCCGCCAGTACCAGGTCAACGCGATCTCGATCACAACGATGGCCAGGTGTATCACCGGCGAAGGTAGATCATTGGAGAACGTGGAGCTTCCGTCAATACTGCTGAGTACGGAAGGTAGTTCCATGCTCATGCCAAGATCATTGAGGAACTCGACATCACGGCGGAAGCTGTCAGACCTGTGGTATAGATCTGCACCGAGACCAGTGTAGCATACGCCTTGACCAGTGTACGCGAAGACAATCGGAGGCTGTTTCGTAGGGACTACAACGACTTCGTCGAGAGTGCTAAGTCGTGACTCCAGATTACGCTTGAGCTCATACAGATCTCGAATGAGAAATGTTGTACGTAGGGGATGATGAGCTTTGCGAGCAGTGGTCGTGTATGCGACATCGCATAATTGTGATGACGCATTGTTCTGAACCCACTCCAGGAGTTGCGAGAGGTTGCCTTCCAAAGACGGTCTTGACTTTGCAGACACAGTG
Proteins encoded in this window:
- a CDS encoding Ribosome quality control complex subunit 1; the encoded protein is MSSRALRKAQREKEEQDRLKQLEQEAEALQEEDSDHEVPAAQPKKSAFAVLLEDDDDQVEEADDGIEEDDTTPEVPATASIPKTTLKKKKKKKKAKTTGGTATPEVSKEQELDEIDAALKELSTNKNGSQATTTAGIDQTVNEASKLLAIDSNHLHAQNEMRRLFGRAALQQDEDEQPAAEAVGGNRRQQRRVQQVGLAQALRGQQQGGRSGLSAIALRRNIFIQGKEEWPMATSGGLSMDVEEKRADGTVLYRFVHNTAYQDVQSQFETCVESMDPNRLVALLRLNPYHISTLLQVSEIAKQDRDHATSGDLLERALFSFGRAVHSTFAKNLAEGKARLDFRRAENREFWLASWRYMQNLTMRATWRTVYEWAKLLLSLSPEDDPYALWLVLDQYALRSRQDLDYLNISRNSTFRAVHHDMPNVQLSQGLAEFRAGNQGKGKQALFTAMGQYPWLVARLCQELNIDPPPGVWGKEARTEREKLHAELYATRAKDLWNTPETIALLNEIASALPPDTPSAAVDADDITREEARHVLLSDVPALIALIPRSYTAQLESSSDPLPPDDSYMSYLSRVSGRSRGGGGHMGLDQIENSVREIQNLHQFFARLFPWFRRGGEANEDAEHDNDGAADADEGHVIDEEAMPPDQETLMRQVEEAGYTRAEFAERAQRLITLQGQLFGGGTGVGPEVMARIATEHVNNAAMRHEDEEGEGVPSQFHQPRVEDETDEG
- a CDS encoding Methionine aminopeptidase 2, with protein sequence MSAVTPEPGLDALKLTEEKNGTSTANGNGDLEAGDSDDDEADEQQEGGEGAGEGAGKKKKKRKPRKKKKAGTGASGGGAKAQTAPPTRKVSDLFPDNSYPIGEEVDYKNDNAYRTTNEEKRHLDRMNSDFLTDYRQAAEVHREVRKYAQKVIKPGMTLTEIAETIENGTRSLTGHAGLEEGDNLIAGVAFPTGLSLNHCAAHYTPNAGNKMVLQQADVMKVDFGVHVNGRIVDSAFTMAFEPQYDNLLASVKDATNTGIRLAGIDARMSEIGEGIQEAMESYEVEINGQTYPVKAIRNLNGHTIGHFSIHGGSAGKSVPIVKGGSNEKMEEGETYAIETFGSTGKGVVRDDMETSHYARMPDAPKVALRVASAKTLLKSIDKNFGTLPFCRRYLDRLGHEKYLLGLNNLVQSGIVQDYPPLCDIKGSYTAQYEHTILLRPNVKEVVSRGEDY